The bacterium DNA segment GACGTCCTGGGCGGCGATGGCGCCTTGGGCAAACAAAGCCTTGGCCCGCGCGTAGTCGCTCTGCGCCTTCGCCAGGTTCGACCGCGCGGCCACGGCCTGCGCCTGCGCCGCGCTCAGCTGCGCGCGTGTCTGGTTCACCGACTGCTCGACCGTCTGCCCGACGAGAGCCACGGTCGTCTGTCCCTGCGGCACGACGGTCTCGGCGGCCGCGAGCGCCGCGCGCGCCTGGCCGACCTGCGCGTCCGTCGTCAGTTGCTGCGTCTCGACCGCAGACGCCGCCTGCCTCACCTTCGCCTCCGCCGCGGTCACGTTCGCGCGCACCTGATCGACCTGTGCCTGTAGATCCCGGCTGTCGAGCCGCACCAGCACCTCACCCGCGTGCACGGTGTCGCCCTCCGCCGCGGCCAACTTGACGATGCGGCCGGTAATCTTCGGCGCGATGTCGACCTGCGTTGCTTCGATCGACCCCGAGCCGAACAGCTGGTCCGCGGTCTCCTGTCTCAAGTAGGCCTGCCATACGTCCCAGGCGATCACCGCCAGCACGGCGACGGCGAGGGCGGCCAGCAGGAGCGGCCGGCGGTTGCGCCGCGGCGGGGAAGCGGCCATCAGGGAAGCGGCATCAGGCGCCGACCGTCACAGCGTGATCTGGGTCCCGACGGCCTGGTCGATCTGCGCGAGCGCGAGATTGTACTGGAACAGCGCCTGCACCAACGCGGCGTCGGCCGCCGCCAGGTTCTGGATCGCCGTCACCACCTCGAGCTGCGTCCCGACCCCGGCCTGGAACCTGACGTTCGCGATCCGCAAGGCTTCCTGGGCCGCGACGAGGCCGGCCTGGGCCGAGGCCAGCTGCTCCGCCGCCTGCTGGAGGTTGAGGTAGGCGGCGCGGACCTGCTCCTCAACGGTCTGCTGCGTCTGCTCGAGCTGGACCCGGGTGAGCGCGAGCTGCTGGCGCGCCTGCTCGACTTTGGCCCTGGTGAGGCCGCCGTCGAAGATCGCGAGCGTGAGCGCCAGCGTGCCCGCCCAGGTCACCGGCGTGCTCGACGAGAGAGTGTTCGACTGCATTTGCGGACCACCGGTCAACGTGATGTTGGGCCGCAGACCCGCCGCGGCCAGATCGACCGCGGCCTGCGCGGCCTGGATCGCGGCCTGCGCCTGTGCGACCTCCGCCCGGTTGGCGAGCCCCTGCTTCACCAGCGCCTCCACGTCCGGCGGCGGCGCGGGCAGGCCCATCGGTGTCGTCGCGGCGATCGCCGACGAGATCGGCAGATTGACCACGGCCGCGAGCTGCTGCTCGGCCAGAACGGCCGCGGCCTTGGCCTGCGTCAGCGTCCGCTGGGCCTGGGCGAGCTGTACCTGCGCCTGCAGCAGGTTGAATTCGGGCGACGTGCCGACGTTGACCTGAGCCTGCGTGACCCGCACGTTCTCCTGCGAGGCGGCAACGGCGCGCTGAGCGGCCGCCACCTGGCCTTCGCTCTGCACGTAGTTGAAGTAGGCCTGCCGGACCGCGAGGACCGTCTGCTCCGCCGTCGCCGCGAACGCGCTCTGCTGACCGCGCAGGTTCGCCTGGGCGATTGCGATCTGGTCCTGCACCGCGTTGCCGGTGTACACCGCGTAATTGACGATGCCGTGCACGTTCCACTGCGGCGGCGTCGACCCGGGCACGATCGCCGTAAAGGGGGCGCCGGTGATCCCGGCGCTCGGAATGTTGATCGTCCCGCCCAGCGTCGAGTTGCCCGGCGGCGTCTGCTGCGTGTTGCTGGCTCCGACCGATACGGTCGGCCAGAGGCCCGCCTCGGCTTGGCCCACCTGGGCACGGGCGATCGCGACCGCCAGCGCCGCCTGCCGCACCGTCAGGTTCTGTTCCAGCGCGCGCCGGACCGCATCGAGCAGCGTGAGCGGCGCGCCGGCGCCAACCGACGGCACCGGCGGCACGGGCGGGATCTGGAGCGGCGCAGCGGGCGCGGCAGGCTGCACCGGGGCCGGTGGAACCTGCGGCGGGGTCGGCTGCGTCTGCGCGGCCGCCGTCAGCGGAAGAAGCGCCGTCGCCGCGAGCGTGATGAACGCAACCGACCGAACGAGCCGAACGGGCATTTCAGTCCCCCCTCTTGAACGCTTCGGGTGCGGAGGGCGGCGCCGGGGCGCGGGCCGTCAGGCCCCGCAGAATCAGCGCCGCCATCTCGCCCAGGTACTCCTCATCGTCGTACCGGACACCGGCGAAGCCGAGCACGTGCTGCGTCATGATGTAGCTCATGACCATGCGGAAACAGATCGACGCGGTGACCTCGGTATTGACCGGACGGAAGGCGCCGTCGGCGATGCGCGCCTCGAGATAGGCCCGGAACCGCTGCACAAACGGTTCGTGCAGCCGCCGGAAAAACTCCCGCCGGACGTCTTCGTGCAGGTCGGCCTCATGCACGACGAGCCGGATGAACGACGCGTGCCGCGCCAGCGTCTGGACCCGCGCGCGAACGAAGGCGAGCACAAACGCTTCGTCGTCGCCGGGCGCGAACTGTTCGGGCGCGGGCGGCGCGCCGTCGTCCGCGATCACACCGATGACGCCGCGCAAGACGTCCTGCTTGCTCGGGAAGTAGAGATATATCGTGCCCTCGGCCAGACCCGCGGTCGAGGCGATCTCGCGGATCGTCGCGCCGTGGAATCCGCGGCGGCTGAACACCTCCAGCGCGGCGCGCAAGATCTGCGCGCGCCGCTCACCGGTGCGGGCTTCGCGCGCGGTTGTGCTCAAACGGGCCATCGATTCGGGTACGCCTCCCGGCAGTACAGCGAGGAAAGATGACTGACCGCTCATTCAGCGTATCCCTCGCTTCTCTCCCCGTCAAACGTCGATGTCGGGACCATTGATTTCACGCGCCGGGGATCGTTATTCGGCGCCGCCGGCGCCTTCCGTCGCGGGCGAAACACCGCGGATGCCCGCACGCGGCCGGGAGAACCGCCGCGCGAACCAGCCCCGGATGCCGGCGTGCTGCAAATCGTCGAAGTACGAGTAGATCACCGGGATCGCGACGAGCGTCAGCACCAGCGAGAACACCTGCCCGCCGATGATCACCGAACTCATCGCGCGGTTTGTCTCGGCGCCGACTCCGCGGCTGATGAAGAGTGGAATCATGCCGGCCACGAACGCGATCGTGGTCATGAGGATCGGGCGCAGCCGGTCGCGGCTCGCCTGGATGATCGCCGCGTTGCGGTCGAGCCCCGCGGCCCGCAGGTGGTTGGCCCGGTCGATCTGGAGGATCGCGTTCTTCTTCACCACCCCGAACAGCACGAGGATGCCGAGCTGCGACAGGATGTTGAGCGAGCCGTTCAGGAACAGGATCGACAGGAGCGCAAACGGCACGGTCAGCGGCAACGACAGCAGGATCGTCACCGGATGGATCCAGGACTCGAACTGCGCGGCGAGCACCAGGTACATGAAGACGAACGACATCATAAACGACGTCATGAACGCCGCGGCCTGCCGTCCCTGCTCCAGCGCCTGTCCGGTGAAGGTCATGTCGTACGCCGGCCCCAGGTTGAGCGCGCGCATCTTGCGGTCGAGCTGATTCAAGACGGCGGCCTGGGAGGTACCGGGCAGCAGGTTGGCGGTCAGCTCCACCTGCCGCCGCCGGTTGTAGTGGGTGATCTCGCTCGGCCCGGTGCCGCGGGTCGTCGTGACGACCTGCTCGAGCGCCGCGACGCCCGCCATCGAGGAGTTGACCGGAAGCTCCGCCAGCAGCTGTTCGTTGCTGCGGTGCTGCTTGTCGGCCCGGATGACGATCTTGTACTGCTGGCCGGCCTCCGCGTATTTGGCGGTCTTCACCTCGATGCCCTGAACCAACATGTACATCGCGTTCGCCGCGTCGACGGCGTTGACGCCGAGGTCCGCGGCCCGCTGGCGGTCGACGCGCATGCCGAGCTGCGGCGCGCCGCTGACGAGCGAGGACCGCGCGTCCACGACGCCGGGAATCGAACGCAGGACCTGGAGCCCGCGGTCGCCCGCGCGGGTCAGGACGGCGAGGTCGGGCCCGCTCACGACGTAGTCGACCGGCTGGAAGCCGCCGCTGCCGCCGAACTCCGAGGTGGCCTCGACCTGGCTCTGCAGGCCGAGGTACGTGTACCGCGAGAGGATCCGGTCGCGGATCTGGCCGTACAGCGCCTGCTGGGGCACCTTCCGCTTGCCGAGGTCGACGAGCCGCACGAAAATCGTGAAGCGGTTCGGGGTGTGCTGCGCATCGTCGCCCGCCGTCACGATGGTGTAGTCCACGCCGGGGAGCCGCCGGATCTCCGCCGCCAGCTGCGTGCCGAAACGGTTGGTCGCGTCGAGGGTCCACCCCTCCGGGGCGCGCACCACGACCTCGAGTTGGGACTGATCGTCCTCGGGCAGGAAGTTCTTGTGCACGGCGGCGCCGATCGGTGCGATGCTCACCAGCGTGACGAGCGTGAACGCGATGACGGCCCACCGGTGGCGGAGCGACCATTCGAGCAGCCGCCGGTAGCCGTGGTCGAGGGCGCCGTAGACGCGCCCGCGCTCCGCGGCCGAGTCCGCGCCGAGCCCGGTATCGACCGGCGCGTTACCCGCGGCGCCGTTCTTGCCGCCGCCGGTTGTGGCGCGGCCGTTCCGCCGGGCGCTCAGCCAGCGCGCGGACAGCGACGGGGTCAGCGTGAAGCTCACGATCAGCGACACCGCGATCGAGAACGCCATCGTCCAGCCGAAGCTCTTCATGAATTGGCCGACGATCCCGCTCATGAACGCAAGCGGCAGAAACACCGCGATCAGGCTGAGCGTCGTCGCGGTGACGGCCGGACCGATTTCCCGGGTGCCCTCGACCGCCGCCTGCATGGGCGGCATGCCCTTCTCTTTCATCAGCCGATAGATGTTCTCGAGCACGACGATCGCGTCGTCGATGACGATGCCGACGACCAACGCGAGGGCCAGCAGCGTGATCATGTTGAGGGTCATCCCGAGCGCTGAAATCAGGGTGAACGTGCTGATGATCGACGTCGGGATCGCGAGCGCGGCGATGATGGTCGGCCGCCAGCTCCCGAGGAACAGGAGCACCACCAGCGCGGCGAGCATCGAGCCGATGATCAAGTGCTCCTGCACGGCGGCGGTCGACGCCTCGACGAACACCGACTGGTCGCGCACGACCCGCAGATCGTAGCCGG contains these protein-coding regions:
- a CDS encoding TolC family protein, with protein sequence MPVRLVRSVAFITLAATALLPLTAAAQTQPTPPQVPPAPVQPAAPAAPLQIPPVPPVPSVGAGAPLTLLDAVRRALEQNLTVRQAALAVAIARAQVGQAEAGLWPTVSVGASNTQQTPPGNSTLGGTINIPSAGITGAPFTAIVPGSTPPQWNVHGIVNYAVYTGNAVQDQIAIAQANLRGQQSAFAATAEQTVLAVRQAYFNYVQSEGQVAAAQRAVAASQENVRVTQAQVNVGTSPEFNLLQAQVQLAQAQRTLTQAKAAAVLAEQQLAAVVNLPISSAIAATTPMGLPAPPPDVEALVKQGLANRAEVAQAQAAIQAAQAAVDLAAAGLRPNITLTGGPQMQSNTLSSSTPVTWAGTLALTLAIFDGGLTRAKVEQARQQLALTRVQLEQTQQTVEEQVRAAYLNLQQAAEQLASAQAGLVAAQEALRIANVRFQAGVGTQLEVVTAIQNLAAADAALVQALFQYNLALAQIDQAVGTQITL
- a CDS encoding TetR/AcrR family transcriptional regulator, whose protein sequence is MSTTAREARTGERRAQILRAALEVFSRRGFHGATIREIASTAGLAEGTIYLYFPSKQDVLRGVIGVIADDGAPPAPEQFAPGDDEAFVLAFVRARVQTLARHASFIRLVVHEADLHEDVRREFFRRLHEPFVQRFRAYLEARIADGAFRPVNTEVTASICFRMVMSYIMTQHVLGFAGVRYDDEEYLGEMAALILRGLTARAPAPPSAPEAFKRGD
- a CDS encoding efflux RND transporter permease subunit translates to AGGVGQVTLVGDQARQINIWVDPDRLAAYGLPVTSVLTAVQNQNVQLPAGNVDQGNTQLTLRALSRVTSPSELTTVGLTTRDGHPVTLGDVAAVEDGAAEPVTTANVNGTPAVLLQITKQSGANTVNVVRALKERLRAITPLLPAGYDLRVVRDQSVFVEASTAAVQEHLIIGSMLAALVVLLFLGSWRPTIIAALAIPTSIISTFTLISALGMTLNMITLLALALVVGIVIDDAIVVLENIYRLMKEKGMPPMQAAVEGTREIGPAVTATTLSLIAVFLPLAFMSGIVGQFMKSFGWTMAFSIAVSLIVSFTLTPSLSARWLSARRNGRATTGGGKNGAAGNAPVDTGLGADSAAERGRVYGALDHGYRRLLEWSLRHRWAVIAFTLVTLVSIAPIGAAVHKNFLPEDDQSQLEVVVRAPEGWTLDATNRFGTQLAAEIRRLPGVDYTIVTAGDDAQHTPNRFTIFVRLVDLGKRKVPQQALYGQIRDRILSRYTYLGLQSQVEATSEFGGSGGFQPVDYVVSGPDLAVLTRAGDRGLQVLRSIPGVVDARSSLVSGAPQLGMRVDRQRAADLGVNAVDAANAMYMLVQGIEVKTAKYAEAGQQYKIVIRADKQHRSNEQLLAELPVNSSMAGVAALEQVVTTTRGTGPSEITHYNRRRQVELTANLLPGTSQAAVLNQLDRKMRALNLGPAYDMTFTGQALEQGRQAAAFMTSFMMSFVFMYLVLAAQFESWIHPVTILLSLPLTVPFALLSILFLNGSLNILSQLGILVLFGVVKKNAILQIDRANHLRAAGLDRNAAIIQASRDRLRPILMTTIAFVAGMIPLFISRGVGAETNRAMSSVIIGGQVFSLVLTLVAIPVIYSYFDDLQHAGIRGWFARRFSRPRAGIRGVSPATEGAGGAE